One Elephas maximus indicus isolate mEleMax1 chromosome 16, mEleMax1 primary haplotype, whole genome shotgun sequence DNA window includes the following coding sequences:
- the FGF8 gene encoding fibroblast growth factor 8 isoform X1 encodes MGSPRSALSCLLLHLLVLCLQAQVTVQSSPNFTQHVREQSLVTDQLSRRLIRTYQLYSRTSGKHVQVLANKRINAMAEDGDPFAKLIVETDTFGSRVRVRGAETGLYICMNKKGKLIAKSNGKGKDCVFTEIVLENNYTALQNAKYEGWYMAFTRKGRPRKGSKTRQHQREVHFMKRLPRGHHTTEQSLRFEFLNYPPFTRSLRGSQRTWAPEPR; translated from the exons ATGGGCAGTCCCCGCTCCGCGCTGAGCTGCCT GCTGTTGCACTTGCTGGTTCTCTGCCTCCAAGCCCAG GTAACTGTTCAGTCCTCACCTAATTTTACACAGCATGTGAGGGAGCAGAGCCTGGTGACGGATCAGCTCAGCCGCCGCCTCATCCGGACCTACCAGCTCTACAGCCGCACCAGCGGGAAGCACGTGCAGGTCCTGGCCAACAAGCGCATCAACGCCATGGCAGAGGACGGCGACCCCTTCG CAAAGCTCATTGTGGAGACAGATACCTTTGGGAGCCGAGTGCGAGTTCGAGGCGCTGAGACCGGCCTCTACATCTGCATGAACAAGAAGGGGAAGCTGATTGCCAAG AGCAACGGCAAAGGCAAGGATTGCGTCTTCACGGAGATCGTTCTAGAGAACAACTACACGGCCCTGCAGAATGCCAAGTATGAGGGCTGGTACATGGCCTTCACTCGCAAGGGCCGGCCCCGCAAGGGCTCCAAGACACGGCAGCACCAGCGTGAGGTCCACTTCATGAAGCGGCTGCCCCGCGGCCACCACACCACTGAGCAGAGCCTGCGTTTTGAGTTCCTCAACTACCCGCCCTTCACGCGCAGCCTGCGGGGCAGCCAGAGGACTTGGGCCCCAGAGCCCCGATAG
- the NPM3 gene encoding nucleoplasmin-3: MAAATAAAALAFLSRESRARAGGIGGLRVPAPVTMDSFFFGCELSGRTRSFTFKVEEEDDAEHVLALTMLCLTEGAKDECNVVEVVARNHDHQEIAVPVANLKLSCQPMLSLDDFQLQPPVTFRLKSGSGPVRITGRHQIVTISNDVSEEEESEEEDSEEEEAELCPVLPAKKQGGRP; this comes from the exons AtggccgccgccaccgccgccgccgccttaGCGTTCCTGAGCCGGGAAAGCCGAGCCCGGGCGGGGGGTATCGGAGGCCTGCGCGTCCCGGCCCCAGTCACTATGGACAGTTTTTTCTTCG GTTGTGAGCTCTCTGGGCGCACCCGCTCCTTCACCTTCAAGGTAGAGGAAGAGGATGATGCCGAGCACGTGCTGGCCTTGACCATG CTCTGCCTCACCGAGGGGGCCAAGGATGAATGTAATGTGGTGGAAGTTGTAGCACGAAACCACGACCATCAGGAGATTGCAGTCCCTGTGGCAAACTTGAAGTTGTCCTGCCAACCCATG CTCAGCCTCGATGACTTCCAGCTCCAACCACCTGTAACCTTCCGCCTAAAGTCAGGCTCTGGCCCTGTGCGAATCACTGGGCGGCACCAGATTG TTACTATAAGCAATGATGTTTCTGAGGAGGAGGAGAGCGAGGAAGAAGACAGTGAGGAGGAGGAAGCTGAGTTGTGCCCTGTCTTGCCTGCCAAGAAGCAAGGGGGCAGGCCCTAG
- the FGF8 gene encoding fibroblast growth factor 8 isoform X2, whose protein sequence is MGSPRSALSCLLLHLLVLCLQAQHVREQSLVTDQLSRRLIRTYQLYSRTSGKHVQVLANKRINAMAEDGDPFAKLIVETDTFGSRVRVRGAETGLYICMNKKGKLIAKSNGKGKDCVFTEIVLENNYTALQNAKYEGWYMAFTRKGRPRKGSKTRQHQREVHFMKRLPRGHHTTEQSLRFEFLNYPPFTRSLRGSQRTWAPEPR, encoded by the exons ATGGGCAGTCCCCGCTCCGCGCTGAGCTGCCT GCTGTTGCACTTGCTGGTTCTCTGCCTCCAAGCCCAG CATGTGAGGGAGCAGAGCCTGGTGACGGATCAGCTCAGCCGCCGCCTCATCCGGACCTACCAGCTCTACAGCCGCACCAGCGGGAAGCACGTGCAGGTCCTGGCCAACAAGCGCATCAACGCCATGGCAGAGGACGGCGACCCCTTCG CAAAGCTCATTGTGGAGACAGATACCTTTGGGAGCCGAGTGCGAGTTCGAGGCGCTGAGACCGGCCTCTACATCTGCATGAACAAGAAGGGGAAGCTGATTGCCAAG AGCAACGGCAAAGGCAAGGATTGCGTCTTCACGGAGATCGTTCTAGAGAACAACTACACGGCCCTGCAGAATGCCAAGTATGAGGGCTGGTACATGGCCTTCACTCGCAAGGGCCGGCCCCGCAAGGGCTCCAAGACACGGCAGCACCAGCGTGAGGTCCACTTCATGAAGCGGCTGCCCCGCGGCCACCACACCACTGAGCAGAGCCTGCGTTTTGAGTTCCTCAACTACCCGCCCTTCACGCGCAGCCTGCGGGGCAGCCAGAGGACTTGGGCCCCAGAGCCCCGATAG